A section of the Candidatus Paceibacterota bacterium genome encodes:
- a CDS encoding RNA polymerase sigma factor: MQMNGLSTDVSEDEALYRELFMPLFRYLFFRTSDHEVANDLTQAVFLKFLLQKERPREREPAHRLLFTIARTTLIDHYRVRGRRVTVSIDTVPEFASDSPNPEEEAIKNEDKQFISAALAQLSHLEADIVSLRLSGDVSHETIAEVAGVSVANARQIYSRALKKVGGMLNPHDFLT; this comes from the coding sequence ATGCAAATGAATGGATTAAGCACGGACGTTTCAGAAGATGAAGCCCTCTATAGAGAGCTCTTCATGCCGCTTTTTCGTTACCTATTTTTCCGTACGAGCGATCATGAGGTGGCGAATGATTTGACGCAAGCGGTCTTTCTCAAGTTCCTCCTTCAAAAAGAGCGGCCAAGAGAAAGAGAGCCCGCACATCGCTTATTGTTTACCATTGCGCGCACGACATTGATTGATCATTATCGTGTCCGCGGGAGGAGGGTTACCGTGAGCATCGACACGGTCCCTGAATTCGCAAGTGATTCGCCGAACCCCGAGGAGGAGGCGATTAAGAACGAGGATAAGCAATTTATTAGTGCAGCGCTCGCACAACTATCGCATCTCGAAGCAGACATCGTATCCTTGCGGCTTTCGGGAGACGTCAGCCATGAGACGATCGCAGAGGTTGCGGGGGTTTCTGTTGCTAATGCCCGTCAGATTTATTCACGAGCGCTCAAGAAAGTCGGTGGGATGCTCAATCCACATGATTTCCTTACATAA
- a CDS encoding MBL fold metallo-hydrolase encodes MLLFSLELTFLIIFAILQLPQFGKAPGGRRKSRMLQSENYKRGKFHNLEPTPMMIKTGDQIDIFKKFFFKNVGDAKPKTRMPGVKIDLHAFDPKANVMVWFGHSSYFIQQDGKRFLIDPVLSGYASPFSFAVKNFAGSNEYSAADIPDIDYLVITHDHYDHLDYHTAKALKGKVAMIITGLGVGAHLVHWGYKESQIKELDWHEELKLDEGFTIRALPSRHFSGRTFFRNRTLWCAFALSTPNKKFFLGGDGGYGKHFKMIGEKYGPFDVAILENGQYNESWRYIHAMPEETAQAGLDLGAKLLMPVHWGKFILSIHSWDEPIRRITKAATAKNIPLLTPRIGEKINLDHPAHTHPWWDEVK; translated from the coding sequence ATGCTATTGTTTTCACTTGAACTCACATTCCTCATCATATTCGCAATTTTGCAGCTCCCACAGTTTGGAAAAGCACCTGGCGGAAGGCGCAAGAGTCGCATGCTACAGTCAGAGAACTATAAACGCGGGAAATTCCACAATCTTGAACCGACTCCGATGATGATCAAGACCGGTGACCAAATCGACATCTTCAAGAAATTCTTTTTCAAGAACGTGGGCGATGCGAAACCAAAGACGCGCATGCCGGGAGTAAAGATTGATCTCCATGCATTCGACCCAAAAGCGAACGTTATGGTCTGGTTCGGACACTCCTCGTATTTCATCCAACAAGATGGGAAGCGTTTTCTCATTGACCCCGTACTTTCGGGATATGCGTCACCCTTCTCCTTTGCGGTGAAGAACTTCGCAGGTTCAAACGAGTACAGTGCTGCAGATATTCCCGACATTGATTATCTCGTCATCACTCATGATCATTACGACCACCTCGATTATCACACTGCAAAAGCACTCAAGGGTAAAGTGGCCATGATCATCACAGGGCTTGGTGTTGGTGCACACCTCGTACACTGGGGATATAAAGAGTCGCAGATTAAGGAACTCGACTGGCATGAAGAGCTAAAACTTGATGAAGGATTCACCATCCGTGCACTTCCCTCCCGTCACTTTTCGGGCCGTACGTTCTTCCGCAATCGCACGCTCTGGTGTGCGTTTGCACTCAGTACCCCTAACAAGAAATTCTTCCTTGGTGGCGATGGTGGGTATGGCAAACATTTCAAGATGATCGGAGAAAAGTACGGACCATTTGATGTTGCAATACTTGAGAATGGGCAATATAACGAGAGCTGGCGCTACATCCATGCGATGCCCGAAGAGACTGCACAAGCGGGGCTCGACCTTGGCGCAAAACTCCTTATGCCTGTCCACTGGGGTAAATTCATCCTTTCTATTCACAGCTGGGATGAACCGATCCGCCGCATCACCAAAGCAGCAACTGCAAAAAACATTCCCCTCCTCACTCCCCGCATCGGAGAGAAGATCAACCTCGACCACCCCGCACATACGCATCCTTGGTGGGATGAAGTAAAATAA
- a CDS encoding DUF2326 domain-containing protein, with the protein MIRLHKLYSQPETFKPISFYDGINIILGEKVPDSESRSTSRKDKKTNGVGKSLSVEFINFCLLKDSSDSRVMKIPLDKFSHNAIICLDVSIGGKELTLRRTIKEPNKPEIVCEGQITKFKNMADATTYLGNLLFSNSGDDIERPSFREFMGPLIRSEDSEFKSILNCYDLREKIPDQDLTKPHLYLFGINPSYIRRIKKVFKEIDEKQKTKNHITKRLTGSGNQNISDIKAEVNDSELELGKINSLLDEYKMEPIFQNNQEELGNIDLECEQLRIKRAALRFELQRIESIPKLEIIDTSEVQFVYNKFAKGLGDLVARSISDVVAFKQKIENYQKILIDGRAHEIRSEVQKIQSRLSVLDARRSSLLVMINFNGSLDSLKESYALMSRRKENLSITQANLREHESVEYEINVLKRKRDGYVSALEDEIMSYNSVIDDFNRTLADIHSYIMGNAKITFDISAVKSGKGKKIVQFDFRIPEDGSHSVDREKVFIYDIALMINNHTKKRHPSILVHDNIFDVDQDTLVQSLNFLAEQEEKSNFQYILTLNRDKIENEERTKEIKLDIQAHTRATFTRKDRFLREVVYSEID; encoded by the coding sequence ATGATTCGTCTACATAAGCTATATAGCCAACCAGAGACTTTCAAGCCCATCAGTTTTTATGATGGTATAAATATTATTCTTGGAGAGAAGGTCCCGGATTCAGAATCAAGGTCTACGTCCAGGAAGGATAAAAAAACAAATGGAGTCGGAAAGTCGCTCTCAGTCGAATTTATCAACTTTTGCCTTTTAAAGGACTCGAGTGATAGCAGGGTTATGAAAATCCCGCTTGATAAATTTTCGCATAACGCAATAATTTGTCTTGACGTTTCAATCGGCGGGAAGGAGTTAACATTGAGGAGAACCATAAAAGAGCCGAATAAGCCGGAAATTGTATGTGAGGGCCAGATTACAAAGTTTAAGAATATGGCAGATGCGACTACCTACCTAGGAAATTTGCTTTTCAGCAATTCAGGAGATGATATAGAAAGGCCGAGTTTCAGAGAGTTTATGGGCCCATTAATACGGTCTGAGGATTCAGAATTTAAGAGTATTTTAAATTGCTACGATTTGAGGGAAAAGATCCCTGACCAAGATCTCACCAAGCCACATTTATACCTTTTCGGAATTAATCCTAGCTATATAAGGAGAATAAAAAAGGTATTTAAGGAAATTGATGAAAAGCAGAAAACTAAAAATCATATTACAAAAAGGTTGACTGGTTCTGGGAATCAAAATATTTCTGACATCAAGGCCGAAGTTAATGATTCTGAGCTTGAGCTCGGAAAAATAAACTCACTTCTTGATGAATATAAGATGGAACCAATTTTCCAAAATAACCAAGAGGAGCTTGGGAATATTGATTTAGAATGTGAACAGCTGCGAATTAAGAGGGCGGCATTAAGGTTTGAACTTCAGAGAATTGAATCTATACCTAAGTTGGAAATTATTGATACTAGCGAAGTTCAATTTGTGTATAACAAATTTGCAAAGGGGCTTGGTGATTTGGTTGCAAGGTCAATTAGTGATGTTGTCGCGTTTAAGCAAAAAATTGAGAATTATCAAAAGATCCTTATAGACGGTCGTGCTCACGAGATTAGAAGTGAGGTGCAAAAAATCCAGAGTCGTTTGAGTGTTTTAGACGCGAGAAGGTCGTCATTGCTTGTGATGATAAATTTCAATGGTTCCCTTGATTCATTAAAAGAAAGTTACGCATTAATGTCTAGGAGGAAAGAAAATTTATCAATTACTCAAGCAAATTTGCGTGAACATGAGAGTGTTGAGTATGAGATAAACGTCTTAAAACGCAAGAGAGATGGCTACGTGTCTGCCCTTGAAGATGAAATAATGTCCTACAACAGCGTTATCGATGATTTCAACAGGACACTTGCTGATATTCACTCGTATATAATGGGCAATGCCAAAATTACTTTTGATATATCCGCGGTAAAGTCTGGTAAGGGTAAAAAAATTGTTCAATTCGATTTTCGTATTCCTGAAGATGGGAGTCATAGCGTTGATAGGGAAAAGGTATTTATTTATGACATTGCATTGATGATTAATAATCATACGAAGAAGCGACATCCATCAATATTGGTGCATGATAATATTTTTGATGTGGACCAAGATACGCTAGTGCAGAGCCTTAATTTTCTCGCAGAGCAAGAGGAAAAGTCAAACTTTCAATATATTCTTACGTTAAATAGGGATAAAATTGAGAATGAAGAGAGGACTAAAGAAATCAAGCTCGACATACAGGCGCATACCAGGGCAACGTTTACTCGAAAAGATAGATTCCTTAGGGAAGTCGTATACAGTGAAATTGATTAG